The following nucleotide sequence is from Sporichthya brevicatena.
GACCGAAACTGGAAAACGCCGAGGCTACCCAAGGGCCGCGCTCCGTGCGTCACGAGTTCCGGCGGGCATTCCTCACGTCTGTTCGCGGTCTCCCCCGGAGCCGGACCGGCCCGCCGCTAGCCTGATTTCGTGGCCTGCCTCGCCGGCGGCTGCGCACTCCCCGTGGTGGTGACATGAGCGACCTCCGCTGCGGCGTGCTGCGTGCCGCCCTCGAAGAGCCCCTGCACGGTTCGGCGCCGACCAAACCCAGGGGCTGGCTCGTCATGGAACACCCCGGGCCGTGGCCGGCCAACGAGGACGACACCGACCTCCCGCCGGGTGTGTCCGAGTTCATGGTGCGCGCCCGCAAACTCAAGGTCCGCCCCCAGCTGATCCGGCGCACGCGCGGCCGCCGGCGCAGCCCGCACCAGGTCTACCTGGGCTTCAGCGGGCCGCAGCCGTGGCTGCGCGGGGCGGAGGTCGGGGACCTGCGCGACCTGCTCGACCTCGACCTCGAGGCGATCGCCGCGGGCATCCACGGCGGTTTCGGGGCGCCGGTGCGCGACCGGATCCTGCTGATCTGCGCGCACGGCCGGCACGACGCCTGCTGCGCCCACTCCGGCCGGCCGGCCGCGGACGCGCTGGCGCGCGAGCTCGGCGACGCCATCTGGGAGACCACCCACCTCGGCGGGCACCGCTTCGCCGCGACGACCGTGACGCTGCCGGAGGCGACCTACCACGGGGCGTTGAACGCGGAGAACGCTCCGGCCGTCGGCCTCGCCTCGCTGCGGGGCGAGGTCGTGCTGCCGCACTACCGCGGGCGGGCCGGGCTCCCCGGGGCCGCGCAGTCCGCGGAGTGGTTCGCCCGGGCGGAGTTCGGCGTCCTCGACGTCGCGGCCGTCGCCCACCAGGGCGTGGTGCAGCTCGACGAGGACACCACCCGCGTCGACCTGCTCGTCGCCGGGCGGATCCTCGCCGTCACCGTGAAGCGCCGCCTGGCCGCCTGCGCCCGGGCGCTGTCCTGCGACGCCGCCGAGGTCGAGCGGCCGGACCACCACGTGCTCGTCGGGATCGAGTCGCACGCCGCCGCCTGACGGTCGGCTCAGCCGGTGTGGTGGTCCCGCACCAGGGCGTAGCCGAGGTAGAGCGCGCCCAGCAGCCCGCAGATCTGGGGCAGCACGGCGAAGGTGTCGGCGAAGGAGTGCCAGGCCTCGGACAGACGCGTCCCGGAGTTGTCGGACTCCTGGATCTGCGTCGCCTGCAGCCACGCCCAGAGGACGGCGAACCCGACACCGGCGGCGGGCATGCCGGCGAGGACCCGGACCTTGTCCGAGATCTCCCAGTAGCGGGACCGCACGACGAGCACGGCCCCGAGCAACCAGCCCAGGTAGCCGAACGGGAACACCGCGATCGCCAGGACGGCCAGGGCGGCGAGCTCCCACCCGAGCCGGCCCATCCCCGACAGCGGGGTGTCACGGGCCACGGACTCGTCGGCCGCGATCGGCCGGATCCGCAGCGCCTCCTCCTCGTCGCGGAACATCGGACGGAAGGTCGGGGCCGGCCGGCCGCTGTACGCGGACTGGGCCGACCGGTCGGCCTGGAGCGGCAGCCGCGGGACCGGCGGCGGGACCGGCGGCGGGACCGCGCCGAGGTCCAGGGTGGGGAAGTCGGTGTCGGGCTCGATCTCGAGCTCGACGACGGGCTCCGGCTCGGGGGCCTTCGCGTGACCCGGGATCAGCTCCGCGGCGACGGCCTCGACCAGATCCTCGGGCTCCCCGAGCTCGGCGAGCTGGTGCTGGGTGCCGCGCAGGTCCCAGCGGGGCGGGGCGCCGACGCGGGCGCGCACCCGGCGACCGATCTCCTCGACGACGACGGCACTGTCAGCCGGCGCCAGCGCGTCGGCCGCGACCCGGCCGGCGCGGGCGAGGTAGTCCGCGACGAGTTCGTCGCCCGGCAACATGCCCACGACGACGATCATGGCCCTCCCGGGGGCGCGGAAACCGCATTGCCCCCCGCGATCCGCGCGCGTTCCGCGCCCGCCACCCGCGCGGCGTAACGTGGAGCGGATGAGCGCGGGGTACTCCACCGGCGTGCGCACGTTGGCCGACGAGCTGCGCGCGCGGGACGACGACGGCCTCGCGGCACTGCTCGGCGCGCGCCC
It contains:
- a CDS encoding sucrase ferredoxin, which encodes MSDLRCGVLRAALEEPLHGSAPTKPRGWLVMEHPGPWPANEDDTDLPPGVSEFMVRARKLKVRPQLIRRTRGRRRSPHQVYLGFSGPQPWLRGAEVGDLRDLLDLDLEAIAAGIHGGFGAPVRDRILLICAHGRHDACCAHSGRPAADALARELGDAIWETTHLGGHRFAATTVTLPEATYHGALNAENAPAVGLASLRGEVVLPHYRGRAGLPGAAQSAEWFARAEFGVLDVAAVAHQGVVQLDEDTTRVDLLVAGRILAVTVKRRLAACARALSCDAAEVERPDHHVLVGIESHAAA